One Desulfovibrio sp. TomC DNA segment encodes these proteins:
- a CDS encoding zincin-like metallopeptidase domain-containing protein: MAHKDRKPFHEEFAAQLIDDLKKGTAPWQKPWQPGELHAPLNPVSGTVYSGINRVMLSRKGYDDPRWMTLRQANSLDCRVQKGEKAQPIVYWQFSKDEPARDNDGKPVLDGEGNQVMEKVELSRPIVRFSSVFHVSQLEGNIPPLDPSTVRLAWDPNQKAETILENSGATIKHNQRNRAYYSLRSDEICLPPKDHFPSADGYYVTALHELGHWTGHPSRMDREFGPFGSEPYAREELRAEIASWMLGQDLGIGHDPGQHLAYVDSWVSVLEKDPYEIVRACRDAEKIKQHVLSMEQKQELSQEMMAQDKAVASSPAEKKEHLDARVHLWHENETGKPLQEFLGLSDDAFAAYLRDEGVGKAPPAPAKEKIFLAVSFREKDRAKAAGAKWDGKAKLWYAPEGADMTKLGTWLPSKEPSPAPTMDPKDEFAQALRAAGLELKVPIMDGKIHRVPVTGRSNALDGAYQGFLDGHPAGWFQNYVTGEKNTWKAHGHTLTEDQKASLKLEAAERGQRRERERLARQDDVARQCRQAFEALPPIRPIAELDHPYLLRKGVPPLGGIKESSDGKLLLIPLYNAQGELRNVQEIDWEGNKKFQKDGQKSGCFFKLDFDEKHSTNEVILTEGYATGVSVNVATNKPVAVAFDAGNLEPVAKSLREMFPEAKITICADNDHSREHGNIGVEKATQAAQAIGGEVVIPVFNKEERAAGLTDFNDLQLSRGLAEVAGQISKGKGVARGHDQHLGRELSRELSREMTR, from the coding sequence TCGATGACCTCAAAAAAGGCACAGCTCCTTGGCAAAAGCCCTGGCAGCCCGGCGAACTGCACGCGCCGCTGAATCCCGTCTCGGGCACGGTCTACAGCGGCATCAACCGGGTGATGCTTTCCCGAAAAGGGTACGATGACCCGCGCTGGATGACGCTGCGGCAGGCGAACTCCTTGGATTGCCGAGTCCAGAAAGGCGAAAAGGCTCAGCCTATCGTCTATTGGCAGTTCTCCAAGGATGAGCCCGCCCGGGACAATGACGGGAAGCCGGTGCTGGACGGCGAGGGCAACCAGGTCATGGAAAAGGTGGAGCTGAGCCGCCCCATCGTGCGCTTCTCCTCGGTCTTCCACGTCAGCCAGTTGGAGGGGAACATCCCGCCTTTGGACCCGTCCACGGTCAGGCTAGCCTGGGACCCGAATCAAAAGGCGGAGACGATCCTCGAAAACTCCGGCGCGACCATCAAACATAATCAGCGCAACCGGGCGTATTATAGCCTGCGCTCCGATGAAATCTGCCTGCCTCCTAAAGACCACTTCCCCTCGGCTGATGGCTACTACGTTACGGCGCTCCACGAACTTGGCCATTGGACCGGCCATCCTTCCCGGATGGACCGGGAGTTCGGCCCCTTCGGCTCCGAGCCCTATGCCCGCGAGGAACTGCGGGCGGAAATCGCTTCTTGGATGCTCGGTCAGGATTTAGGAATCGGCCACGATCCCGGGCAGCATTTGGCCTATGTGGATTCGTGGGTCTCCGTCTTGGAAAAAGATCCTTATGAAATCGTCCGCGCCTGCCGCGACGCGGAGAAAATCAAGCAGCACGTCCTCAGCATGGAACAAAAGCAGGAACTGTCCCAGGAGATGATGGCCCAAGACAAAGCAGTCGCCAGCTCCCCGGCCGAGAAGAAAGAGCACCTCGATGCTCGTGTTCATTTGTGGCATGAAAATGAAACCGGCAAGCCCCTCCAAGAGTTTTTGGGGCTTAGCGACGACGCATTTGCCGCCTATCTGCGTGACGAGGGCGTGGGAAAAGCGCCACCCGCTCCTGCCAAAGAAAAAATCTTCCTGGCCGTGTCGTTTCGCGAAAAGGACAGGGCGAAAGCTGCCGGAGCCAAATGGGATGGCAAAGCCAAGCTCTGGTACGCGCCCGAGGGCGCGGACATGACCAAGCTCGGCACCTGGCTGCCTTCCAAAGAACCGAGCCCGGCCCCAACCATGGACCCCAAGGATGAGTTCGCCCAGGCCCTGCGCGCAGCCGGCCTGGAGCTTAAGGTGCCCATCATGGACGGGAAGATTCACCGCGTGCCTGTGACTGGCCGGTCCAACGCCCTGGATGGGGCTTACCAAGGCTTTCTCGATGGTCATCCGGCCGGATGGTTCCAAAATTACGTGACCGGCGAAAAAAACACGTGGAAAGCCCATGGCCACACCCTGACCGAAGATCAGAAGGCATCTCTCAAGCTGGAAGCGGCGGAACGTGGTCAGCGCCGGGAGCGTGAACGGCTGGCCAGACAGGACGATGTGGCCCGCCAGTGTCGCCAAGCATTTGAGGCTTTGCCTCCGATCAGACCCATCGCGGAACTCGATCACCCATATTTGCTTCGCAAAGGCGTTCCACCCCTCGGAGGGATCAAGGAATCTTCCGATGGCAAGTTGTTGCTGATACCTCTTTATAATGCCCAAGGCGAACTTCGAAACGTGCAGGAGATTGATTGGGAAGGGAATAAAAAATTCCAAAAAGACGGTCAAAAGTCAGGCTGTTTCTTCAAACTTGACTTCGACGAAAAGCACAGCACCAACGAAGTTATCCTGACTGAGGGCTACGCAACAGGGGTGAGCGTCAATGTCGCCACGAATAAACCCGTCGCCGTCGCGTTCGATGCCGGCAATCTTGAGCCTGTGGCGAAATCCCTTCGGGAGATGTTCCCGGAAGCCAAGATCACCATTTGCGCCGACAATGATCATTCCAGAGAACATGGAAACATCGGCGTTGAAAAAGCCACACAGGCTGCGCAAGCCATAGGGGGAGAAGTCGTCATCCCGGTCTTCAACAAAGAAGAACGAGCCGCCGGATTGACCGATTTCAATGATCTTCAACTATCACGTGGCCTCGCGGAAGTGGCCGGGCAGATATCTAAGGGCAAGGGAGTGGCCAGAGGCCACGACCAGCATCTTGGCCGCGAACTGAGCCGCGAACTGAGCCGCGAGATGACCCGATGA
- a CDS encoding lytic transglycosylase domain-containing protein, whose amino-acid sequence MSMIPQVCASMALTMLLAAGSPAWAQSSEDLVSLFDGPCERYGVPKPLALAIAGQESGGRPWVMNIAGRPILHASKEEALVVARAALAAGLSFDIGLMQINAQWLRRYRLPLEVVFEPRGNVQVGVWILAQAIKRYGLTWEAVATYHTPLERNPERGRAYAAAVLARLGSKAPAMMSSSSSSPRQMVSPAASPMVVKRREVASNEK is encoded by the coding sequence ATGAGCATGATCCCCCAGGTCTGCGCCAGCATGGCCCTGACCATGTTGCTTGCGGCGGGCTCCCCTGCCTGGGCTCAATCTTCCGAAGACCTGGTCAGCCTCTTCGATGGTCCCTGCGAACGCTACGGCGTGCCGAAGCCGTTGGCCCTGGCCATCGCTGGTCAGGAAAGCGGAGGGCGGCCATGGGTCATGAATATAGCCGGTCGGCCGATCCTCCACGCTTCGAAGGAAGAGGCCTTGGTGGTGGCCCGGGCCGCGCTTGCCGCCGGGCTCTCCTTCGACATCGGCCTCATGCAAATCAATGCGCAGTGGCTTCGGCGCTACCGTCTCCCCCTGGAGGTGGTGTTCGAACCTCGCGGCAACGTCCAGGTGGGCGTCTGGATACTGGCCCAGGCCATCAAGCGCTATGGCCTGACCTGGGAGGCCGTGGCCACCTATCACACCCCCTTGGAACGAAACCCCGAACGCGGGCGGGCCTACGCCGCCGCTGTCTTGGCCAGACTCGGCAGCAAAGCTCCTGCGATGATGTCGTCTTCCTCTTCGAGTCCGCGACAGATGGTGTCGCCGGCAGCTTCGCCAATGGTCGTCAAACGGCGAGAAGTTGCCAGCAATGAAAAGTGA
- the topA gene encoding type I DNA topoisomerase, whose product MNLLIVESPGKIKKIQGFLGEGWQVMASVGHVRDLPRDGIGVNETSYRPRYLPTERGKGVIAKLAKAVQSAQAVYLATDPDREGEAIAWHLAEALRLKDPKRVTYAEITEQAVKKALASPRSLDMNLVAAQEGRRVLDRLVGYKVSGPLSRAVGGKKSAGRVQSPAMRLVVDREREIRAFTVTTHYGVDLVFDHVENITLGWVATWLVKDWLEPGQSYLLNKELATRVATETRKVTVLSCEETESRSAPPAPFTTSTLQQAASAALKISPKETMGLAQRLYEAGHITYMRTDSPNISDEAVAAIQEYCRSRDWPVVAKPRRWKSKDGAQEAHEAIRPTHIEVEEAGAIDGEKALYTLIRRRTLASQLDDATYAVRTVQLAGNVISDQGPVFQAKGRTLVKPGWKVVLEKDDAMESEPEKENPVPRLQVGSLLTVGSGLVTIHKTKPPARYTEASLIKALEERGIGRPSTYAAILENIMARDYVRLEKRNLVPTEAGEIVVDALRSHFGFLDYSYTQGMEESLDALAAGKARYVEVMRQFHTSLEGELKGFVSLTSHACPACGKPLRRITKPAGKNDRGYDFWGCSGYPDCSATFANDGGKPGERLEVRQKAPASGIQCPKCKKPLIHRIKEGTGGYDFWGCSGFPKCKESFPDADGQPEFDAKRTGGKA is encoded by the coding sequence ATGAACCTTTTGATTGTTGAATCCCCTGGCAAGATAAAAAAAATACAAGGGTTCCTGGGTGAAGGATGGCAGGTCATGGCCAGCGTCGGCCATGTGCGCGATCTGCCCCGGGATGGCATCGGCGTCAACGAGACGTCCTACCGCCCACGCTATCTCCCAACCGAACGGGGGAAAGGCGTCATCGCCAAACTGGCCAAGGCTGTTCAAAGTGCCCAGGCCGTGTATCTGGCCACTGACCCCGACCGGGAGGGAGAAGCAATCGCGTGGCACCTGGCCGAAGCATTGCGGCTCAAAGACCCGAAGCGCGTCACCTACGCCGAAATTACCGAACAGGCGGTCAAAAAGGCGCTGGCCAGCCCGCGTAGCCTGGACATGAATCTGGTGGCCGCCCAGGAAGGCCGTCGTGTTTTGGATCGGCTGGTGGGCTACAAGGTCTCCGGCCCCCTTTCGCGCGCAGTGGGCGGCAAAAAGTCGGCGGGGCGCGTCCAGAGCCCGGCTATGCGCCTAGTCGTAGATCGTGAGCGCGAAATACGAGCGTTTACGGTCACGACGCATTACGGGGTCGATCTCGTTTTTGACCATGTCGAGAACATCACGCTCGGCTGGGTGGCCACCTGGTTGGTCAAGGATTGGCTGGAACCAGGCCAAAGCTACTTGCTGAACAAGGAACTGGCCACGAGGGTGGCCACTGAGACCCGCAAAGTGACTGTCCTGAGCTGTGAGGAGACGGAGAGCCGGTCCGCACCGCCAGCTCCGTTCACCACATCGACGCTCCAGCAGGCGGCTTCGGCGGCCCTCAAGATATCCCCGAAGGAAACCATGGGACTCGCGCAGCGGCTCTATGAGGCTGGCCATATCACCTACATGCGAACGGATTCGCCAAACATCAGTGACGAAGCTGTGGCCGCTATCCAGGAGTATTGCCGCAGCCGGGATTGGCCGGTGGTTGCCAAGCCCCGGCGGTGGAAGAGCAAGGATGGCGCGCAGGAGGCCCACGAAGCCATCCGCCCCACCCACATCGAGGTCGAAGAGGCTGGAGCGATCGATGGAGAGAAGGCCCTCTATACGCTGATCCGCCGACGTACTCTGGCCAGCCAGCTCGATGACGCGACCTATGCCGTGCGCACGGTCCAATTGGCCGGCAATGTCATTTCGGATCAAGGCCCTGTCTTTCAGGCCAAAGGGCGAACCTTGGTCAAGCCGGGCTGGAAGGTCGTGCTGGAAAAAGACGACGCCATGGAAAGCGAGCCGGAAAAAGAAAACCCTGTGCCACGCCTCCAGGTTGGCAGCCTTCTGACGGTGGGCAGCGGATTGGTGACGATTCATAAAACCAAGCCACCGGCGCGCTATACCGAGGCCTCGCTCATCAAAGCCTTGGAAGAGCGTGGCATCGGGCGACCGTCCACCTATGCCGCCATCCTGGAGAACATCATGGCCAGGGATTACGTGCGCCTTGAAAAACGCAACTTAGTGCCAACGGAAGCCGGCGAGATCGTGGTGGATGCGCTACGCAGCCACTTCGGCTTTCTGGACTATTCCTATACCCAGGGCATGGAAGAAAGCCTCGATGCCCTAGCGGCCGGGAAAGCTCGCTATGTCGAGGTCATGCGCCAATTCCACACGAGCCTCGAAGGAGAGTTGAAAGGCTTCGTGTCCCTCACTTCCCATGCGTGTCCGGCCTGCGGCAAGCCTTTGCGCCGGATCACCAAGCCAGCGGGCAAGAATGACCGAGGCTACGATTTCTGGGGATGCTCGGGTTATCCGGATTGCTCAGCGACATTCGCCAATGACGGCGGCAAGCCCGGGGAACGTCTGGAAGTCCGTCAAAAGGCCCCTGCTAGCGGCATCCAGTGCCCGAAATGCAAAAAGCCTTTGATCCACCGCATAAAGGAGGGGACTGGAGGATACGATTTCTGGGGATGTTCGGGATTTCCGAAATGCAAAGAGTCCTTTCCGGATGCCGACGGCCAGCCTGAGTTTGACGCCAAGAGGACGGGAGGCAAAGCATGA
- a CDS encoding phage tail protein — translation MTLILRIIFLLALVLSVGCGRYTMAADGLSFNPTPITITSQGTIPVGTVIPWPSTSLPADASRWLECNGQAVPSGSQYDRLRAVVGTNVPNYGDQFLRGTTTPSLVGTMVSDSIRSHTVYVPGQNAPVSGNLNSTGLSGSAAPQGYSYQAVTGSQTVLTWADGLPNFGQTQTPNMGWSNGSTSGGSISGSLNSGSLTGTAYVSSQTGSYTGGSETAPVHTRVRYLIRAVP, via the coding sequence ATGACCCTAATCCTGCGCATCATCTTCTTACTGGCCCTGGTCCTCTCTGTTGGCTGCGGCCGGTACACTATGGCTGCTGATGGATTGAGCTTTAATCCCACGCCGATTACGATAACCAGCCAGGGAACCATTCCTGTCGGAACCGTCATCCCGTGGCCATCTACGTCACTCCCGGCAGACGCCAGCCGTTGGCTGGAGTGCAACGGCCAAGCCGTGCCTTCGGGCAGCCAGTATGATCGTCTCAGGGCCGTCGTCGGTACGAACGTGCCGAATTATGGCGATCAATTTTTACGAGGGACAACGACGCCAAGCCTTGTGGGCACCATGGTATCCGATTCGATCAGAAGCCATACGGTCTACGTGCCAGGGCAAAATGCGCCTGTCAGTGGGAATCTAAACTCAACAGGTCTTTCCGGTTCAGCCGCACCGCAAGGCTATTCTTATCAGGCTGTGACTGGTTCACAAACTGTTCTTACTTGGGCTGATGGATTGCCTAACTTTGGACAAACTCAAACTCCAAATATGGGTTGGTCTAACGGATCGACGAGCGGTGGCAGCATTTCAGGCTCACTCAACAGCGGTTCATTGACGGGTACTGCATATGTATCCAGTCAAACCGGATCGTATACAGGTGGATCGGAAACCGCTCCTGTTCATACCAGAGTTAGATATCTCATACGAGCTGTGCCGTAA
- a CDS encoding MucR family transcriptional regulator has protein sequence MDKNEAVAAALDIVKAQAGARSMSEDEILSMVKSVADGILAMAGDGQCQDSEVAGAPVLDPKKAVKEASIVCLECGKSFKVITKKHLASHNLSAEEYRAKHGYKKTQALVCKSLVRERRAKMKDMKLWERRTKSSSSAD, from the coding sequence GTGGATAAAAATGAAGCAGTGGCAGCGGCTCTGGATATTGTGAAAGCTCAAGCTGGAGCCCGGTCCATGTCCGAGGACGAAATCCTGTCCATGGTCAAATCTGTTGCTGACGGTATCCTGGCTATGGCTGGCGATGGCCAGTGTCAGGATAGCGAAGTTGCCGGCGCTCCTGTCCTTGATCCCAAAAAAGCCGTCAAGGAAGCCTCCATCGTTTGCTTGGAATGCGGCAAATCCTTCAAAGTCATCACGAAGAAGCATTTAGCTTCCCACAACCTCAGCGCTGAAGAATATCGTGCCAAGCACGGCTATAAAAAGACACAGGCTCTGGTCTGCAAGTCCTTGGTCCGGGAGCGTCGCGCCAAAATGAAAGATATGAAGCTGTGGGAGCGGCGGACGAAGTCATCGTCATCTGCCGACTAG
- a CDS encoding ParA family protein has translation MKTIVLASQKGGAGKTTLAAHLAVMAERAGDGPCVLIDTDPQASLAAWWNGREAQTPAFAPTSLKELAEKLEALAKAKFKYAVIDTPPAITDAIQTVVALADFVLIPTRPSPHDLRAVGSTVSLASGSGRPFAFALTQAKANSRLTVQAMAALSEHGVVAPSVIHDRVDFASSMIDGRSVMEIDPRGRSASEIAELWEFVKARMNGNKKAR, from the coding sequence ATGAAAACCATAGTTCTTGCTAGCCAGAAAGGTGGCGCAGGGAAAACCACTCTGGCTGCACATTTGGCTGTCATGGCCGAGCGGGCCGGAGATGGTCCATGCGTCCTGATCGACACTGACCCGCAGGCAAGTCTTGCGGCCTGGTGGAATGGGCGAGAGGCGCAAACGCCCGCATTCGCACCTACGAGCTTGAAAGAGCTCGCGGAAAAGTTGGAGGCCTTGGCCAAGGCCAAATTCAAATATGCCGTCATTGACACGCCTCCGGCCATCACCGATGCGATCCAGACGGTGGTCGCCTTGGCTGACTTTGTGCTGATCCCCACCCGGCCGAGTCCTCACGATCTGCGTGCGGTGGGGAGCACCGTCTCCTTGGCTTCCGGTTCGGGACGTCCGTTCGCCTTCGCCTTGACCCAGGCCAAGGCGAACTCACGTCTGACGGTCCAGGCCATGGCCGCCTTATCCGAGCATGGTGTGGTCGCGCCCTCCGTCATTCATGATCGGGTGGATTTCGCCTCGTCCATGATCGACGGACGATCAGTCATGGAGATCGACCCGCGTGGTCGGTCAGCCTCGGAGATTGCCGAGCTGTGGGAATTCGTGAAAGCTCGAATGAACGGAAACAAGAAAGCACGATAG
- a CDS encoding type ISP restriction/modification enzyme: protein MTPTTGWQDARWQKGKETDRTTLVYNHKITLTGIPVEAYDYVVNGKTALDWVVERQCVRTDKASGIVNNANDWLLRR, encoded by the coding sequence CTGACGCCGACTACCGGGTGGCAAGATGCGCGATGGCAAAAAGGAAAGGAAACTGACCGCACCACCCTCGTCTACAACCACAAGATCACCCTGACTGGCATTCCCGTGGAAGCCTATGACTACGTGGTCAACGGTAAGACTGCCCTGGACTGGGTGGTGGAGCGGCAATGCGTGAGGACCGACAAGGCCAGCGGCATCGTCAACAACGCCAATGACTGGCTATTGAGACGATGA
- a CDS encoding type ISP restriction/modification enzyme: MLHSPDYRERYADNLTKELPRIPCVKTTADYWAFSKTGRAIAHWHLRYETIERYPLVIQGGGVGLTDADYRVARCAMAKRKGN; encoded by the coding sequence TTGCTCCATTCGCCGGACTACCGCGAACGCTATGCTGACAATCTGACCAAGGAACTGCCACGTATCCCGTGCGTCAAGACCACTGCCGACTACTGGGCCTTCAGCAAAACTGGTCGCGCAATAGCCCATTGGCATCTGCGCTATGAGACGATCGAACGATATCCGCTTGTCATCCAAGGCGGAGGCGTGGGCCTGACTGACGCCGACTACCGGGTGGCAAGATGCGCGATGGCAAAAAGGAAAGGAAACTGA
- a CDS encoding HsdM family class I SAM-dependent methyltransferase, with translation MNTVLDDIYSKLDFCSGALRDAALFPVFGENDQDWLEKGEWLAAGKRAGAEKIFFVNNNPVVVFATSEDNTDAKAKLFNSVWCLGRPRLLFLSTPTELSIYDLAKPPVNMSSSKRTTRLKSLETIKLASEVLSRLSQFNREQIESGKTFADKRFGNISGRADRSLIRDLKTVRRELIDAGLSGNKVRFAHALIGRSIFIRYLEDRGVLTRKYFENIAQRNTEWVELLTLPNDNDGGVYSGKDVLYPKVLNSIEFTYALYAQLFIDFNGDLFPNIEFEKKIVTQRHINLIRDLLYGDTGIQKKLCFYCYDFNVVPLDLISSIYEEFYHLPSGKTNKKAKEDGAFYTPNALVEFVLSRILTPQVLSTNPRIIDPACGSGIFLVESFRRIVRFQLVTKRRRLTFVELTTILKNQISGIEINEEAARITVFSLYLAMLHYLDPPAIIDYINNKNTLPHLIASRENRANEYNTIFWGNAFDEETIKSNPEWINKFGQECADIVVGNPPWGAPGPNADKATRERHKTVLEWCSFHKKPIGDNEPSQAFLWRSLDLLKTGGFCSLLVSVGVLFKHSTTTTEFREKWFSEANVSEIYNFSHVRRFFFQNVVSPFISIIFSKGTPRNKQVVYYSAKESLYINKLQAISFSNYDINLIDYSDSTFHWTWKTFWFGRVNDFRLIKYLKHAQPLVNLVDRKRSGQGFKEASKAYGVEKLTKFNKMLTVQSFSRYDPLRFEDLPPKVERFGVLDIYEGARLLVKRGIDESDSTAKGKIVARYEDRVFCFKNSVYGLKLKDTNHEAYKLVLGILLSSLSRYFLFHTSSNWGVWHHEIYLDELLQLPIVYDLSSATSKSIVKIVSKLLSLPGNNLEQALERSSDYSIIKKLEHELDMAVYKLYELDQARIDLIDDFCNITLPFLYSPLNKDGQMLVTSQKFSKFIEDYISIFCKRWKVYLEKNEEMRAEVHVEDLGSMIGVEFFPSDSSDPWDLIPQKDTWAYLLTQIKNNSFRNAGATNVFFENIVHSVSRNSIIVIKKNSLRFWTKSMAREDAETTLCKLMSILSQ, from the coding sequence ATGAATACTGTGCTTGACGACATATATTCCAAGCTTGATTTTTGCAGCGGCGCATTAAGAGATGCCGCTCTTTTTCCTGTTTTTGGAGAGAACGATCAAGATTGGCTTGAAAAAGGAGAATGGTTGGCAGCCGGGAAACGAGCTGGAGCAGAAAAAATTTTTTTTGTCAACAATAACCCTGTTGTCGTTTTTGCAACTAGCGAAGATAATACTGACGCAAAGGCAAAATTATTTAATAGTGTTTGGTGCCTTGGAAGGCCAAGGCTGCTATTTTTAAGCACTCCAACTGAACTTTCTATATATGATCTTGCTAAGCCACCAGTAAACATGAGCTCTTCCAAGAGAACGACAAGATTAAAATCTCTCGAAACTATAAAGTTAGCCAGTGAAGTACTATCGAGGCTTTCTCAATTCAACAGAGAGCAAATAGAATCTGGTAAAACATTTGCAGATAAACGCTTTGGCAATATTAGCGGGAGAGCTGATCGCTCGCTTATTCGTGATCTAAAGACGGTCAGGCGTGAACTTATCGACGCCGGCCTGTCCGGAAATAAGGTTAGATTTGCCCATGCACTAATTGGCCGGTCAATCTTTATAAGATATCTTGAAGATCGAGGGGTATTAACTAGAAAGTATTTTGAAAATATCGCTCAACGCAATACCGAATGGGTTGAATTACTTACCCTTCCAAATGATAACGATGGAGGAGTATATTCTGGCAAAGACGTACTTTATCCAAAGGTATTGAACTCTATCGAGTTTACCTATGCGCTATACGCCCAGCTCTTTATAGATTTTAATGGGGACCTTTTCCCTAATATAGAATTCGAAAAAAAAATTGTAACCCAGCGTCATATAAATCTTATCAGGGATTTGTTGTATGGTGATACTGGGATTCAAAAAAAATTATGCTTTTACTGCTATGATTTTAATGTTGTTCCATTGGATCTAATAAGCTCAATATATGAAGAGTTTTATCATCTCCCATCAGGAAAAACAAACAAAAAAGCTAAAGAGGATGGTGCATTTTACACACCAAATGCTCTCGTGGAGTTTGTTCTTTCTCGTATTTTAACACCTCAAGTTCTAAGTACAAATCCGCGTATAATTGATCCTGCGTGTGGATCTGGTATATTTTTGGTTGAATCCTTCAGGAGAATAGTTCGTTTTCAGTTGGTGACAAAAAGACGACGACTAACTTTTGTTGAGTTGACGACTATTTTAAAAAATCAAATATCCGGCATAGAAATTAATGAGGAAGCCGCACGTATCACCGTATTCAGTTTGTACCTGGCTATGCTCCATTATCTCGATCCGCCTGCTATAATTGACTACATTAACAATAAGAACACTTTGCCGCACTTGATAGCCTCAAGAGAGAATAGAGCAAATGAATATAACACAATTTTTTGGGGCAATGCTTTTGATGAAGAAACAATAAAATCCAATCCAGAATGGATTAATAAATTTGGCCAGGAATGTGCTGACATTGTAGTCGGTAATCCTCCTTGGGGGGCCCCAGGACCTAATGCTGACAAGGCAACTAGGGAGCGGCACAAAACTGTTCTTGAATGGTGCTCTTTCCATAAAAAGCCTATTGGCGATAACGAACCATCTCAGGCTTTTTTATGGAGATCCCTGGATTTATTAAAAACAGGAGGGTTTTGTTCGCTTTTAGTTTCTGTGGGGGTATTATTTAAGCACAGTACAACTACAACAGAGTTTCGGGAGAAATGGTTTTCTGAAGCGAACGTTTCTGAGATCTACAATTTTAGTCATGTCAGACGCTTTTTCTTTCAAAACGTAGTCTCCCCATTTATCTCTATTATTTTCTCAAAGGGTACGCCAAGAAATAAACAAGTTGTTTACTACTCTGCGAAAGAATCTTTATACATCAACAAACTTCAAGCAATATCGTTTTCCAATTATGATATAAATTTAATCGATTACAGTGACTCGACGTTCCATTGGACATGGAAAACTTTTTGGTTTGGTAGAGTTAACGATTTTAGACTTATCAAGTACTTAAAGCATGCCCAGCCTCTGGTGAATCTAGTTGACAGAAAGCGCTCTGGCCAAGGATTCAAGGAGGCAAGTAAGGCCTATGGTGTTGAGAAACTAACAAAATTTAATAAGATGCTAACGGTACAAAGTTTTTCGCGCTATGATCCTTTAAGATTTGAAGATCTCCCCCCCAAAGTCGAGCGGTTTGGTGTGCTAGATATTTATGAAGGAGCAAGGCTTCTTGTAAAACGAGGAATAGATGAATCAGATTCGACTGCAAAAGGGAAAATTGTTGCACGTTACGAAGATAGAGTTTTTTGCTTCAAAAATTCTGTTTATGGTCTAAAACTCAAAGACACGAATCATGAGGCTTACAAATTAGTCCTTGGCATACTCTTGTCATCACTTTCTAGATATTTTCTATTCCATACCTCTTCGAATTGGGGAGTGTGGCATCACGAGATTTATCTAGATGAGCTTTTGCAACTCCCAATAGTATATGATCTCTCTAGTGCTACATCGAAAAGCATCGTCAAAATTGTAAGCAAACTTTTAAGTTTGCCTGGAAACAATTTGGAACAAGCTTTAGAAAGATCGAGTGATTATAGTATAATCAAAAAACTTGAACATGAGTTAGACATGGCTGTCTATAAACTCTACGAACTTGACCAGGCGCGTATTGATTTAATTGATGATTTTTGCAATATAACGCTGCCATTTTTGTACAGCCCGCTCAATAAAGACGGCCAGATGTTAGTTACTTCTCAGAAATTCTCAAAATTTATAGAGGATTATATTTCAATATTTTGTAAAAGATGGAAAGTATATCTAGAAAAAAATGAAGAGATGCGCGCTGAAGTGCATGTAGAAGATCTTGGGTCCATGATAGGCGTTGAATTCTTTCCATCCGATTCAAGTGATCCGTGGGATCTTATACCTCAGAAAGACACTTGGGCTTATTTGTTGACTCAGATTAAAAACAACTCTTTTCGCAATGCCGGGGCAACTAATGTTTTTTTTGAAAATATTGTCCATAGTGTTTCACGAAATTCTATCATAGTTATCAAAAAAAATTCACTAAGATTTTGGACAAAAAGTATGGCTCGAGAAGATGCAGAAACAACCTTATGCAAGCTCATGTCTATACTTTCACAATAG